The following coding sequences lie in one Porphyromonas asaccharolytica DSM 20707 genomic window:
- the queC gene encoding 7-cyano-7-deazaguanine synthase QueC has translation MRNSLIAHSGGVDSTTLLYEYREEVACAVGFDYGSKHNARELAAAKAICRELDIPYLIIPLAFIEEYFRSDLLLSGGEMQLGDYSEENMRSTVVPFRNGIMLSVLAGLAESRDLQQVLIANHFGDHAIYPDCRESFVKPMGEAITAGTSNGVKLVAPYTALTKAEIVARGTRLGVPYGKTYSCYQGGERHCGRCGTCRERHDAFVANGLEDPTLYEE, from the coding sequence ATGCGCAATTCACTGATCGCACACTCAGGCGGCGTGGATAGCACGACGCTCCTCTACGAGTATCGTGAGGAGGTGGCTTGTGCCGTGGGCTTTGACTACGGCTCCAAGCACAATGCTCGTGAGCTGGCCGCTGCCAAGGCTATCTGTCGTGAGCTAGATATACCCTACCTGATCATCCCGCTCGCCTTCATCGAGGAGTACTTTCGCAGTGACCTCCTCCTCTCGGGTGGCGAGATGCAGCTGGGGGACTATTCGGAGGAGAATATGCGCTCGACGGTGGTACCCTTTCGCAATGGCATCATGCTGAGCGTCCTCGCAGGGTTGGCCGAGAGCCGAGACTTGCAGCAGGTACTCATAGCCAACCACTTTGGCGACCACGCCATCTACCCAGACTGTCGTGAGAGTTTTGTCAAGCCTATGGGCGAGGCGATCACGGCTGGCACCAGCAATGGGGTCAAGCTGGTGGCACCCTACACGGCCCTCACGAAAGCTGAGATCGTAGCTCGGGGCACTCGTCTTGGGGTACCCTACGGCAAAACGTACAGTTGCTATCAAGGGGGCGAGCGGCACTGCGGACGCTGCGGCACCTGTCGGGAGCGTCACGACGCTTTTGTGGCAAACGGACTGGAGGATCCGACGCTTTACGAGGAGTAA